From Streptomyces sp. NBC_01551:
GCTGCTTGTGCAGCAGGGGTATTCGCTGAGCCACGGCCGGGTCGAACGCCGCGGCTTCCTCGCTGCGCCAGATGCGCAGGGTGAGTACGGAGAGGCGGTCCAATGCGGAGGAGAGCGTCTCGGTGTGGCGAACGGCGCCGAGCAGAGGAGGGCCGGCCAAGGCGGCCAGCACTTCGTCCGCCCGCTCGGCCAGGTTGTTGCGTTCGGCGTTGAGCTGGTCGATCTCGCGCTTGCAGTCGGCGACCTGGGATTCGCTCAGTCCGCCGCGTACGCGGTCCTCGGCGAGCCACAGACGGGAGTTGGTCGCGTGCAAGCGAGTGAGGGTGTCGTCCAGCCGCTGCTGGTCCTTGGGCGGAAGCGCTGCCGCGGCCAGCATCAGGCCCGGCGGAAGGACGAGAGAAGGGACGGGCGTTGTCATCTGGAGTCCTCCGCGTACGTGGAAGGGGACAGGACCGAGCCGACGACGGACATCACCTCCGCTTGGACCTGCTCAATGGCCTTGCCCTCGCAGTCGACGACCTCGGCGTACGACCCCTGCTCCACCTGGTGGAGTAAGACCCTGTGCAGGGCCCGCTGGTACGCCGGATAGACACCGGTCCAGGGCCGGCCCTCACGCGCGCTGGTGATCGCGTAGCTGCGGTCGGCGTCGAGTGATGGGAGAAGGAGGACGGACATCTCCCGAGCCGGGGTGCGGGAGGCGGCGATCCGCTCCACCGCTTCGAGTGCCTCAGCTGGGGAGGAGGCTTCCTTGACCGAGGCCGTCGCCGCGCTGACGGCGATCAGCATCGGCATCCCACGGTCGAGGAGGCCGAAGCGGCCGGGTTCGAGCGCGGCCGACCGCTTGTCGTAGCTGTCGAGGAGCAGCCCCGTCAGCTCGGCGGTGGTGGACCGCTCGAACCACCATGCGGCGTAATCCTCGCCGGCGACTCGTTCCCAGGCGGCAGCATCGTGCTCGTGAACTGAGCCGAGCAGCTGGATGTTGGAGAAGCGAGCGGCGAGCCGTCGTAGGTGCGTGGTCTTGCCGACGTTGTCCGGGCCGTTGAGGCTGATGAACATGGCGGTGGTCAGGACACGCGGATCTGGGTGTCGAGCACGGCCTTGATCGCCTCGACGTTGCCGGCCGTGAAGTCGGCCAGCTCCGGCGGCATCAGGTTGAGCTGCCGGACCGCCTCCGCCGTGAACGGCACGCGGACGACCTCGTAGCCGCCCCGCTCGGGCTTGTCGAACTCGGTGCCCGTGCGTGCAGCGAGGTCCATCTGCTCCAAGCGCGCGGCGAAGATGTGCTGGACACCCAGGCCGCCATCCAGCGAGTCCGTGATCAGGTGCACGAGCTCTGCCTTGCTCAGCTTGCCCCCGAGCTCCTCGAACACCTCGCGGTGCAGCGCGTCCTCGATGCTCGCGTCCTCGGCCTCGACGCCGCCGCCCACCGTCACCCAGTACGGGTCCCGGCCCGGCTTGGTGCGCTTGATCAGCACGAGGTCGTCGCCGTCCAACAGGATGGCCCTGGCATTCCGCTTGATGATCGTCATCTCCCGTGCCTCTCTGGGATTCGTTCGTGGCGATGCCGACATGTCGGCTGATTCGCCTGTGAGTTGTCGTAATCGGTGGCCTGCTACCGACTGGACGTCGGGGATCTTCAGAGTCTGAGTTACAGGTGCTGTTCGCGCATATCGCGGCGGTGATATCACGGCCGCGTGGAGGGGAGTTGACCCTGTCGAGCTGGGCCCCGC
This genomic window contains:
- a CDS encoding NUDIX domain-containing protein; amino-acid sequence: MTIIKRNARAILLDGDDLVLIKRTKPGRDPYWVTVGGGVEAEDASIEDALHREVFEELGGKLSKAELVHLITDSLDGGLGVQHIFAARLEQMDLAARTGTEFDKPERGGYEVVRVPFTAEAVRQLNLMPPELADFTAGNVEAIKAVLDTQIRVS